In a genomic window of Physeter macrocephalus isolate SW-GA chromosome 14, ASM283717v5, whole genome shotgun sequence:
- the KRBA2 gene encoding KRAB-A domain-containing protein 2, which produces KCLPALECSSSLGLSASFWKYVGFSSGSVKTVLLQLLLSPGPETEASLWQQLASFQEAVTFEDVTKDWKCQEASQKDCSRGTMLDSCKKPVPQRSFLQFSMMPQRAGNDPPGVSNPSEMEKEISNMREKFLISVTKLVESKSYNSKVFSKEKYFQTIKEVKEAKEKGRKSSRDYRRAAKYDVISVQGTEKLIEAAHGERDRIRYYVHKEELFDILHDTHLNIGHGGRTRMLKELQGKYGNVTKEVIVLYLTLCKQCHQKNPVSKRGLAPKPMPFKDIDSICQVEILDMQSNADGEFKFILYYQDHLTKFIILRPLKAKQAHEVVAVLLDIFTILGTPTTLESDSGLEFANQVVKELSEVWPDLKIVPGKYHPGRGQGSLERASRDVRNMLSAWMQSNHSHHWAEGLRFMQMVRNQAFDVSLQQSPYEAMFGCKAKFGLYSSHLPRETVAVLQTEEELEVAEEQLESSLWIRQEERAEVGADPSDMDEDVNPTPPKAAGPSTSQGAPGLFCW; this is translated from the exons AAGTGTCTCCCGGCCTTGGAGTGCTCAAGTTCTCTTGGACTCTCTGCTTCGTTCTGGAAATATGTGGGCTTCAGCTCAGGCAGTGTCAAAACAG TCCTGCTACAGCTACTCCTTAGCCCAGGACCCGAGACAGAAGCGTCCTTGTGGCAGCAGCTGGCGTCATTTCAGGAGGCAGTGACATTTGAGGATGTGACCAAAGATTGGAAGTGTCAGGAGGCCTCTCAGAAGGATTGCAGCAGGGGCACAATGCTGGACAGTTGCAAGAAGCCAGTCCCTCAGC GATCCTTCTTACAGTTCTCCATGATGCCACAGAGAGCTGGAAATGATCCCCCTGGTGTTTCAAATCCaagtgaaatggaaaaggagataaGTAACATGAGAGAAAAGTTTCTCATCAGCGTGACAAAGTTAGTGGAAAGCAAAAGTTACAACAGCAaggtattttccaaagaaaagtaCTTTCAAACAATAAAGGAAGTGAAAGAGGctaaggagaaggggaggaagtcATCACGTGATTATCGCCGTGCAGCAAAATATGACGTGATCTCTGTACAAGGCACAGAGAAACTCATAGAGGCTGCTCATGGAGAGCGAGATCGAATACGGTATTATGTACACAAGGAAGAGCTGTTTGATATTCTTCATGACACACATCTCAATATTGGCCATGGCGGGCGGACACGCATGCTCAAGGAGCTGCAAGGAAAATATGGGAATGTCACCAAAGAAGTCATTGTCTTATATCTGACTCTGTGTAAACAGTGCCACCAGAAGAACCCAGTATCCAAGAGAGGCCTCGCACCCAAGCCCATGCCATTTAAGGACATTGACTCCATATGCCAAGTTGAAATCCTTGACATGCAGTCAAATGCTGATGGTGAGttcaagtttattttatattaccaGGACCACTTGACCAAGTTTATTATTTTACGGCCATTAAAAGCCAAACAGGCCCATGAGGTCGTCGCTGTCCTGTTGGATATTTTCACAATTCTTGGAACACCCACGACGTTAGAATCTGACAGTGGCTTGGAGTTCGCAAACCAGGTTGTCAAGGAGCTCAGTGAGGTATGGCCAGACCTAAAGATTGTCCCTGGTAAGTACCACCCTGGCCGAGGCCAGGGCTCCCTGGAGCGAGCAAGCCGTGATGTCAGGAACATGCTGAGTGCCTGGATGCAGAGTAACCATTCACATCACTGGGCCGAAGGCCTGCGATTCATGCAGATGGTGAGGAATCAGGCCTTTGATGTTTCCTTGCAGCAAAGTCCATATGAGGCGATGTTTGGTTGTAAAGCCAAATTTGGACTCTATTCCTCACACTTACCCCGGGAAACCGTGGCTGTTTTACAGACAGAAGAAGAACTAGAAGTTGCTGAAGAACAACTAGAAAGCAGCCTTTGGatcaggcaggaagaaagagCTGAGGTCGGAGCAGACCCATCCGACATGGACGAGGACGTCAATCCCACTCCTCCCAAAGCTGCAGGGCCCAGCACCTCCCAAGGGGCCCCAGGTCTCTTCTGCTGGTGA
- the RPL26 gene encoding large ribosomal subunit protein uL24 has product MKFNPFVTSDRSKNRKRHFNAPSHIRRKIMSSPLSKELRQKYNVRSMPIRKDDEVQVVRGHYKGQQIGKVVQVYRKKYVIYIERVQREKANGTTVHVGIHPSKVVITRLKLDKDRKKILERKAKSRQVGKEKGKYKEETIGKMQG; this is encoded by the exons ATGAAGTTCAATCCCTTTGTGACTTCTGACCGAAGCAAGAACCGGAAAAGGCATTTCAATGCGCCTTCCCACATTCGCAGGAAGATTATGTCTTCCCCTCTTTCTAAAGAGCTGAGACAGAAGTACAATGTCCGATCCATGCCCATCCGGAAGGATGATGAAGTTCAG GTTGTACGAGGGCACTACAAAGGGCAGCAAATTGGCAAAGTAGTCCAGGTTTACAGGAAGAAGTATGTCATCTACATTGAACGAGTGCAGCGGGAGAAGGCTAATGGCACGACTGTCCATGTGGGCATTCACCCCAGCAAG GTGGTTATCACCAGACTAAAACTGGACAAAGACCGCAAAAAGATCCTCGAACGTAAAGCCAAATCTCGCCaagtaggaaaggaaaagggcAAATATAAGGAAGAAACAATTGGGAAGATGCAGGGATGA
- the ODF4 gene encoding outer dense fiber protein 4, with product MNIRSLERAGRAGKQDGVEVSLGQDEAVPNCVSTPDSNRQVTMGHHTEHRWVSPMPLQWKITHSSRWISQVLASELSLIAFILLLVMVFSKKWLYLSRIRFYQHWPLNVSTKIDTSVHMMSLGLLQICKSKSCSNSENGKAFSTLYHDQ from the exons ATGAACATCAGAAGCCTGGAaagggctgggagggctgggaagCAGGATGGGGTGGAGGTGAGCCTGGGACAAGATGAAGCGGTGCCGAACTGCGTCTCCACCCCCGACAGTAACAGACAGGTGACCATGGGCCACCACACGGAGCATCGCTGGGTCTCTCCGATGCCCCTGCAATGGAAGATTACACATAGCTCTCGCTGGATATCGCAGGTGTTGGCCTCAGAGCTCAGCCTGATCGCCTTCATCTTGCTGCTGGTCATGGTCTTCTCCAAGAAATGGCTGTACCTCTCGAGGATCCGTTTCTACCAGCACTGGCCCCTGAATGTTAGCACCAAAATCGACACATCAGTTCACATGATGTCCCTGGGGCTCCTGCAGATCTGCAAATCCAAGAGCTGTTCCAACTCAGAGAATGGGAAAG CATTTAGCACTCTCTATCACGACCAGTGA